One genomic window of Pseudomonas sp. LFM046 includes the following:
- the dut gene encoding dUTP diphosphatase — translation MHSLQAKILDSRIGSEFPLPQYATPGSAGLDLRAMLKEEVVLEPGQTLLIPTGLSIHIADPGLAALILPRSGLGHKHGVVLGNLVGLIDSDYQGELMVSCWNRGQTAFRIAIGERIAQLVLVPVVQAHFELVDEFHESQRGAGGFGHTGSH, via the coding sequence ATGCACTCACTGCAAGCCAAGATCCTCGACTCCCGCATCGGCAGCGAATTCCCGCTGCCGCAATACGCCACCCCGGGTTCCGCAGGCCTCGACCTGCGCGCCATGCTCAAGGAAGAAGTCGTCCTCGAGCCGGGCCAGACCCTCCTTATCCCCACCGGCCTGTCGATCCACATCGCCGATCCGGGTCTGGCGGCCCTGATCCTGCCGCGCTCGGGCCTCGGCCATAAGCACGGCGTGGTGCTGGGGAACCTGGTGGGCCTGATCGACTCCGACTACCAGGGCGAGCTGATGGTCTCCTGCTGGAACCGTGGCCAGACCGCCTTCCGCATCGCCATCGGCGAGCGCATCGCCCAGCTGGTGCTGGTGCCCGTCGTCCAGGCACATTTCGAACTGGTCGACGAATTCCACGAAAGCCAGCGCGGTGCCGGTGGTTTCGGACACACTGGCAGCCACTGA
- a CDS encoding exodeoxyribonuclease III, with product MRIISVNVNGIQAAAERGLLSWLQAQNADVICLQDTRASAFDLDDPAFQLDGYFLYAGDAEVPSQGGVALYSRLQPKAVIWGLGFESCDRYGRYLQADFDKVSIATLLLPSGQGGDENLNHKFKFMDDLTHYLNKQRRKRREYIYCGSLYVAHQKLDVKNWRDCQQIPGFLAPERAWMDEVFGNMGYVDALREVSREGDQYSWWPDSEQAEMLNLGWRFDYQVLTPGLRRFVRSARLPRQPRFSQHAPLIVDYDWLLSV from the coding sequence ATGCGGATCATCAGTGTGAACGTGAATGGTATTCAAGCGGCAGCCGAGCGGGGTCTCCTCAGCTGGCTGCAGGCTCAGAATGCCGACGTGATCTGCCTGCAAGACACACGTGCCTCCGCCTTCGACCTGGACGACCCTGCCTTCCAACTGGATGGTTATTTCCTCTACGCCGGCGATGCCGAAGTGCCCTCCCAAGGTGGTGTGGCGCTCTATTCCCGGTTGCAACCCAAGGCGGTGATCTGGGGACTCGGCTTCGAGTCCTGCGATCGGTACGGACGCTACCTGCAGGCAGATTTCGACAAAGTGAGCATCGCCACCCTGCTGCTGCCCTCCGGGCAAGGCGGGGACGAGAACCTGAACCACAAGTTCAAGTTCATGGACGACCTCACCCATTATCTGAACAAGCAGCGTCGCAAGCGCCGCGAGTACATCTACTGCGGCTCGCTCTACGTCGCGCACCAGAAGCTGGACGTGAAGAACTGGCGCGACTGCCAGCAAATCCCCGGCTTTCTCGCGCCCGAGCGCGCGTGGATGGACGAGGTGTTCGGCAACATGGGCTATGTGGATGCCCTGCGCGAAGTCAGCCGCGAAGGCGACCAGTACAGCTGGTGGCCGGACAGCGAGCAGGCCGAGATGCTCAACCTCGGCTGGCGCTTCGACTACCAGGTGCTCACGCCCGGCCTGCGTCGCTTCGTGCGCAGTGCCCGTCTGCCGCGTCAGCCGCGCTTCTCCCAGCATGCGCCGCTGATCGTCGACTACGACTGGCTGCTGAGCGTGTGA
- the algC gene encoding phosphomannomutase/phosphoglucomutase has translation MTSIEQIAPNLPASIFRAYDIRGVVGDTLTAETAYWVGRAIGSESLARGESCVSVGRDGRLSGPELVQALIQGLMDCGCQVTDVGMVPTPALYYAANVLAGKSGVMLTGSHNPPDYNGFKIMVAGETLANEQITALHTRIQNNDLASGVGSAEAVDVLDRYFQEIRNDIAMAKRMKVVVDCGNGVAGVIAPQLIEALGCTVIPLFCDVDGTFPNHHPDPGKPENLEDLIAKVKEEQADLGLAFDGDGDRVGVVTNKGTIIYPDRLLMLFAKDVVSRNPGADIIFDVKCTRRLTSLISGYGGRPVMWKTGHSLIKKKMKETGALLAGEMSGHIFFKERWYGFDDGIYSAARLLEILSQEKNDAETVFSAFPKDVSTPEINITVTDESKFRLIERLQREASWGEANLTTLDGVRVDYPKGWGLVRASNTTPVLVLRFEADTEEELERIKQVFRSQLNLIAPELKLPF, from the coding sequence ATGACCAGCATCGAACAGATCGCCCCCAACCTGCCCGCCAGCATTTTCCGCGCGTATGACATTCGCGGCGTGGTCGGCGATACCCTCACCGCCGAGACCGCCTACTGGGTGGGTCGTGCCATTGGCTCGGAGAGCCTGGCTCGCGGCGAATCCTGCGTATCCGTCGGCCGCGACGGTCGCCTGTCCGGCCCCGAGCTGGTCCAGGCACTGATCCAGGGCCTGATGGATTGCGGCTGCCAGGTGACCGACGTCGGCATGGTGCCGACCCCGGCGCTCTACTACGCCGCCAACGTGCTGGCCGGCAAATCCGGCGTGATGCTCACCGGCAGCCACAACCCGCCGGACTACAACGGCTTCAAGATCATGGTGGCCGGCGAGACCCTGGCCAACGAACAGATCACCGCCCTGCACACCCGCATTCAGAACAACGATCTGGCCAGCGGCGTTGGCAGCGCTGAAGCGGTGGACGTACTGGACCGCTACTTCCAGGAAATCCGCAACGACATCGCCATGGCCAAGCGCATGAAAGTGGTGGTGGATTGCGGCAACGGCGTGGCCGGCGTGATCGCCCCGCAGCTGATCGAAGCCCTGGGCTGCACCGTGATTCCGCTGTTCTGCGACGTCGACGGCACCTTCCCCAACCACCATCCGGACCCGGGCAAGCCCGAGAACCTGGAAGACCTGATCGCCAAGGTGAAGGAAGAGCAGGCCGACCTGGGCCTGGCCTTCGACGGCGACGGCGACCGCGTCGGCGTGGTGACCAACAAAGGCACCATCATCTACCCCGACCGCTTGCTGATGCTCTTCGCCAAGGACGTGGTCTCCCGCAATCCGGGCGCCGACATCATCTTCGACGTGAAGTGCACCCGCCGCCTGACCTCCCTCATCAGCGGCTACGGTGGCCGCCCGGTGATGTGGAAGACCGGCCACTCCCTGATCAAGAAGAAGATGAAGGAAACCGGCGCCCTGCTGGCCGGCGAAATGAGCGGCCACATCTTCTTCAAGGAGCGCTGGTACGGCTTCGACGACGGCATCTACAGCGCCGCCCGCCTGCTGGAAATCCTCAGCCAGGAAAAGAACGACGCTGAAACTGTGTTCTCGGCCTTCCCGAAAGACGTCTCCACTCCGGAGATCAACATCACCGTCACCGACGAGAGCAAGTTCCGCCTGATCGAGCGCCTGCAGCGCGAGGCCAGCTGGGGCGAAGCCAACCTCACCACCCTCGATGGCGTGCGTGTCGATTATCCGAAGGGCTGGGGCCTGGTCCGCGCGTCCAACACGACTCCCGTGCTGGTGCTGCGCTTCGAGGCCGACACCGAGGAAGAGCTGGAGCGCATCAAGCAGGTGTTCCGCAGCCAGCTCAACCTGATCGCCCCTGAACTCAAACTGCCGTTCTGA
- a CDS encoding thioesterase family protein translates to MARLSREDFSFFHTLRVRWAEVDPQGIVFNGNYLTYADVAITEYFRALEVAYPADLQKDGGDFFAVKTLLEYLAPACFDDLLDIGVRVSRLGGASIAFEVGIWRGEEQLTSGEVVNVHADPASRKSLRLPDWLRDRVRCFERVAPAD, encoded by the coding sequence ATGGCCAGACTGTCCCGAGAGGATTTCAGCTTCTTCCACACCCTGCGCGTGCGCTGGGCCGAGGTGGACCCGCAAGGCATTGTCTTCAACGGCAATTACCTGACCTACGCCGACGTCGCCATCACCGAGTATTTCCGCGCCCTCGAGGTGGCCTACCCGGCCGACCTGCAGAAGGATGGCGGCGACTTCTTCGCGGTGAAGACCCTGTTGGAGTACCTGGCGCCGGCGTGCTTCGACGACCTGCTGGACATCGGCGTGCGGGTCAGCCGCCTCGGCGGTGCGAGCATTGCCTTCGAAGTGGGCATCTGGCGTGGTGAGGAGCAGCTGACGTCGGGTGAAGTGGTCAACGTGCATGCCGACCCCGCCAGCCGCAAGAGTCTGCGGCTGCCGGATTGGCTGAGGGACAGGGTGCGGTGCTTCGAGCGGGTCGCCCCGGCTGACTGA
- the pyrE gene encoding orotate phosphoribosyltransferase gives MQAYQREFIRFAIERGVLRFGEFTLKSGRTSPYFFNAGLFNSGLALAQLGRFYAAAVVDSGIPFDVLFGPAYKGIPLAAATAVALAEHHQIDIPWCFNRKEAKDHGEGGTLVGSPLEGRVLIIDDVITAGTAIREVMQIIQAQGAQAAGVLIALNRQERGQGELSAIQEVERDFGMPVVSIVSLEQVLEYLAGDAELKKHLPAVETYRANFGI, from the coding sequence ATGCAGGCGTACCAACGCGAATTCATTCGCTTTGCCATCGAGCGCGGAGTACTGCGCTTCGGTGAGTTCACTCTCAAGTCCGGGCGTACCAGCCCCTATTTCTTCAATGCCGGCCTGTTCAACAGTGGCTTGGCCCTCGCCCAGCTCGGCCGATTCTATGCGGCCGCCGTGGTGGACAGCGGCATTCCTTTCGATGTGCTGTTCGGCCCGGCCTACAAGGGCATTCCGCTGGCCGCCGCGACTGCCGTTGCGCTGGCCGAGCATCATCAGATCGACATCCCGTGGTGCTTCAATCGCAAGGAAGCCAAGGACCACGGCGAAGGCGGCACTCTGGTGGGCTCACCGCTCGAAGGCCGTGTGCTGATCATCGATGACGTGATCACCGCCGGCACCGCCATCCGCGAAGTGATGCAGATCATCCAGGCCCAGGGCGCCCAGGCCGCCGGCGTGCTCATCGCGCTGAACCGCCAGGAGCGTGGTCAGGGCGAGCTTTCGGCTATACAGGAAGTGGAGCGTGATTTCGGTATGCCGGTGGTGAGCATCGTGTCCCTGGAGCAGGTATTGGAGTATCTGGCCGGTGACGCTGAGCTGAAAAAGCACCTGCCCGCCGTGGAAACCTATCGCGCCAACTTCGGCATCTGA
- a CDS encoding DUF4124 domain-containing protein, translating into MLKPPAFRYGLLLGLLLPALSGATELYRYVNDKGVTVLDRQGVPPEYVGKGYEVLNEHGRVVRKVPPAPSREEMQRQLDEKARASSDAQLLRLYTSVEDVDRALERKLAELDSLIGVARGNQQSLHAQQANLQSQAAESERAGREVPAPLVTQIDSLREQQKRLDQDIARYTKDRDAAKASYAADRARLAELLAR; encoded by the coding sequence ATGCTCAAGCCGCCTGCATTCCGCTACGGCCTGTTGTTGGGCCTGCTGCTACCCGCGCTGTCCGGGGCGACGGAACTGTATCGCTACGTCAATGACAAGGGCGTGACCGTGCTGGATCGCCAGGGCGTTCCGCCGGAGTACGTCGGCAAGGGCTACGAGGTGCTCAACGAGCATGGCCGCGTCGTGCGCAAAGTCCCGCCCGCACCCAGCCGCGAGGAGATGCAGCGCCAGTTGGACGAGAAGGCCCGCGCCAGTTCCGACGCCCAGTTGCTGCGGCTCTACACCAGCGTTGAGGATGTCGACCGCGCCCTGGAGCGCAAGCTGGCTGAGCTGGATAGCTTGATTGGCGTCGCTCGTGGCAACCAGCAGTCCCTGCATGCCCAACAGGCCAACCTGCAAAGCCAGGCGGCGGAAAGCGAGCGGGCCGGGCGTGAAGTCCCGGCTCCCCTGGTGACGCAGATCGACAGCCTGCGCGAGCAGCAGAAGCGCCTGGACCAGGATATCGCCCGCTACACCAAGGACCGCGATGCGGCCAAGGCCAGCTACGCCGCTGACCGCGCGCGGCTGGCCGAACTCCTGGCTCGCTAG
- the argB gene encoding acetylglutamate kinase, giving the protein MTLSLDAASQVAQVLSEALPYIRRFVGKTLVVKYGGNAMESDELKASFARDVVLMKAVGINPVVVHGGGPQIGDLLKRLSIESHFVDGMRVTDAQTMDVVEMVLGGQVNKDIVNLINRHGGSAIGLTGKDAELIRAKKLTVTRQTPEMTQPEIIDIGHVGEVASVNTDLLNMLVKGDFIPVIAPIGVGANGESYNINADLVAGKVAEALKAEKLMLLTNIAGLMDKQGQVLTGLSTEQVNDLIADGTIYGGMLPKIRCALDAVQGGVNAAHIIDGRVPHAVLLEIFTDSGVGTLITNRKRQ; this is encoded by the coding sequence ATGACCCTCAGCCTCGACGCTGCTTCCCAAGTCGCCCAGGTCCTGTCCGAAGCGCTGCCCTATATTCGCCGCTTCGTCGGCAAGACCCTGGTGGTCAAGTACGGCGGCAACGCCATGGAAAGCGATGAGCTGAAGGCCAGCTTCGCCCGCGACGTGGTGCTGATGAAGGCCGTCGGCATCAATCCGGTGGTGGTGCACGGCGGCGGCCCGCAGATCGGCGACCTGCTCAAGCGCCTGTCCATCGAGAGCCACTTCGTCGACGGCATGCGCGTCACCGACGCGCAGACCATGGACGTGGTGGAGATGGTCCTGGGCGGCCAGGTGAACAAGGACATCGTCAACCTGATCAACCGCCACGGCGGCAGCGCCATCGGCCTGACCGGCAAGGACGCCGAGCTGATCCGCGCGAAGAAGCTCACCGTCACCCGCCAGACCCCGGAGATGACCCAGCCGGAGATCATCGACATCGGCCACGTGGGCGAGGTTGCCAGCGTCAACACCGACCTGCTGAACATGCTGGTCAAGGGCGACTTCATCCCGGTGATCGCCCCCATCGGTGTGGGTGCCAATGGCGAGTCCTACAACATCAACGCCGACCTCGTGGCCGGCAAGGTGGCCGAGGCGCTGAAGGCCGAGAAGCTGATGCTGCTCACCAACATCGCCGGCCTGATGGACAAGCAGGGCCAGGTGCTGACCGGCCTGTCCACCGAGCAGGTGAATGACCTGATCGCCGACGGCACCATCTACGGCGGCATGCTGCCGAAGATCCGCTGTGCCCTGGATGCGGTGCAGGGTGGCGTCAATGCCGCGCACATCATCGACGGCCGCGTACCCCACGCGGTGCTGCTGGAGATCTTCACCGACAGTGGCGTCGGCACGCTGATCACCAACCGCAAGCGTCAGTGA